A region from the Lolium perenne isolate Kyuss_39 chromosome 4, Kyuss_2.0, whole genome shotgun sequence genome encodes:
- the LOC139830207 gene encoding uncharacterized protein, with product MTTPTHTDATSGALTDATSGTLTSATSGVLTDATSGALTNSTMPAAESSTAGVVHAPSHAAHVASVRTHVPITLDLQKSNFTKWRMLVRVLLGKYDLLHHVNAIAPAVRTAEWIRDDYIVRSWLYGSISDEILDIIMGEEQTAQEAWLLITNLFLDNQMTRTVHLDAEFRAMVQGDLSITAYCHLLKALSDALRDVGSPVTDQVLVLNCLRGLNPRFADITTIVTMQNPLPSFAQTRSLLTLRETQLANSHRVGAQTTLYGASNPSYGFNNNGGNSSGSGSSGGKTGGGGNYCKKKKNGGGGGNYSGNRTDGAGRGTPAPVGPWVCFNPYTGQAQQMQAPPPHAPRASAPRPSAGAGLLGPRPFAMPPAQAFTSLAPLHGQAFGTNPPPIPGYINGNNNGTSPAWDCSALMAALNNAATPSHAGEWVMDSGATAHMASDPGPSHQGRDPSLQ from the exons ATGACCACCCCAACTCACACCGACGCCACCTCCGGTGCCCTCACCGACGCCACCTCCGGCACTCTCACCAGCGCCACCTCCGGCGTCCTCACCGACGCCACCTCCGGCGCCCTCACCAACAGCACCATGCCTGCGGCCGAGAGCTCTACGGCCGGCGTCGTACACGCCCCGTCCCATGCCGCTCATGTCGCCAGTGTGCGCACGCACGTCCCGATCACCCTCGATCTGCAGAAGTCCAACTTCACCAAGTGGCGCATGTTGGTGCGCGTCCTCCTCGGCAAATACGACCTCCTTCACCACGTCAACGCCATCGCGCCTGCCGTCCGCACCGCCGAGTGGATCCGCGACGACTACATCGTCCGCTCGTGGCTATACGGGTCCATCTCCGATGAGATCCTCGACATCATCATGGGGGAGGAGCAGACGGCGCAGGAGGCCTGGCTGCTCATCACCAATCTCTTCCTCGACAACCAGATGACCCGCACCGTGCATCTCGACGCGGAATTCCGCGCCATGGTCCAAGGCGACCTCTCCATTACCGCCTACTGCCACCTCCTCAAGGCCCTCTCTGATGCTCTGCGTGATGTCGGCTCTCCGGTCACCGATCAGGTCCTCGTCCTCAACTGCCTCCGCGGCCTCAACCCGCGCTTCGCCGACATCACCACCATCGTCACCATGCAGAACCCGCTGCCCTCCTTCGCCCAGACTCGCTCGCTCCTCACCCTTCGCGAGACGCAGCTAGCCAACTCTCACAGGGTGGGCGCCCAGACTACCCTCTACGGCGCCTCCAACCCCTCCTACGGCTTCAACAACAACGGAGGCAACTCCTCTGGCAGCGGGTCCTCCGGCGGCAAGACTGGCGGCGGCGGGAACTactgcaagaagaagaagaacggcggcggtggaggaaACTACAGCGGGAACCGGACCGATGGTGCTGGTCGCGGCACCCCTGCCCCCGTCGGCCCTTGGGTGTGCTTCAACCCCTACACTGGCCAAGCCCAGCAGATGCAGGCTCCTCCGCCCCATGCACCTCGTGCCTCCGCACCGCGGCCTAGCGCCGGGGCTGGCCTCCTTGGTCCCCGGCCCTTTGCCATGCCTCCTGCCCAGGCCTTCACGTCCCTGGCACCGCTCCATGGCCAGGCCTTCGGCACCAACCCACCACCGATCCCCGGCTACATCAACGGCAACAACAACGGCACCTCTCCGGCATGGGACTGCTCCGCGCTCATGGCCGCCCTGAACAATGCAGCCACCCCTTCACACGCTGGTGAGTGGGTCATGGACTCCGGAGCGACCGCACACATGGCCTCCGACCCCG GACCTTCGCACCAAGGACGTGATCCTTCGCTGCAGTAG
- the LOC127347797 gene encoding uncharacterized mitochondrial protein AtMg00810-like has translation MTDLGALSFFLGIALTRTSAGMVLSQRQYALELLQRAGMTDCHPSATPIDVKCKLSAEDGPLLADPTEYRSYAGALQYLTLTHPDIAHAVQQACLYMHAPREPHLSLVKRILRYLKGTLDLSMHLSRSSTSSLTAYSDADWAGCPDTHRSTSGYCVYLGDNLVSWSSKRQTTVSRSSAEAEYRAVAHAVAECC, from the coding sequence ATGACAGACCTCGGTGCTCTCTCCTTCTTCCTTGGCATTGCTCTTACTCGGACATCGGCTGGCATGGTCCTCTCTCAACGTCAGTATGCTCTCGAGCTTCTTCAGCGAGCCGGTATGACAGACTGCCACCCGTCTGCCACTCCTATTGATGTCAAGTGCAAGCTTTCTGCCGAGGATGGTCCACTTCTTGCTGATCCGACGGAGTACAGGAGCTATGCTGGTGCTTTGCAGTATCTTACCTTAACTCATCCGGACATTGCTCATGCAGTTCAGCAGGCATGCCTCTATATGCATGCACCTCGTGAGCCGCATCTCAGCCTGGTGAAAAGGATTCTCCGCTATCTCAAGGGAACCCTGGATCTCAGCATGCATCTCTCGCGGTCTTCTACGTCTTCACTCACCGCTTACTCGGATGCTGATTGGGCTGGATGTCCTGATACTCACCGCTCTACTTCTGGCTACTGTGTGTATCTTGGTGACAACTTGGTTTCTTGGTCGTCTAAACGACAAACGACAGTCTCTCGTTCTAGTGCCGAGGCCGAGTATCGTGCAGTTGCTCACGCTGTTGCCGAGTGTTGTTAG